The genomic window GCAAATGGCgattgctgaagggcgaaatcatgactggaatgcaaattgggcgtaagcattcttttagtttctacccactaaaacacataggaatcaaattctttgttatattgttataaggattaaccaaagatgctttggaaaaacatggtcataaagtaatttatatctACAATAACagctacatttagaaaagcatcgttgaatattgaaactgatttttctacatttgagtacattgcgacttaggccctaatggaAGATCTGTATCGACTTGTACGACTCCCCATCTGGCATCCCTGGTTCAAACTGTTTTTATAGCAGCTCATTTTAAAATAATAATCGATCAAACTCGTATGACAGCAATGCAGCACAAACTGTCAAAGCAAaaggttttaattttttctccTTCGCCATCCGAGGAGATCGAACGAGACAGGAAGGAATTACTTTTGCCACCTATTCAATCGTGGAAAGGTCGCATTCGCGATGGCATCGCTAATCCTGGTAAACGGCATCAACCTTGCCAGTAAGTATAATAATAGTTCGGTGTGCAAGGGTCCCGATTCTGTCGGTTGTTCCTATGTTATGTAATTTGTTTAGGTTACTTCTATTGACATTATTTTCGCTTCCAGAACAGCAGACCGGAGCACTTGGAATCGTCTGTCTGAAGACCAATTACAGCACGGATGAACCACGCAAACTTAAAAGCACTAATTTGGCTACGCTGAAACGTGGTACTGGTGGTCGGTCCAGTTTCAATGGTATCGTTGCGACCGTGTTCGGCAGTACTGGATTTTTAGGACGCTATGTGTGTAACAAGCTCGGAAAAATTGGGTCCCAGGTGATCATCCCATACCGCGGTGACCATTATGATGCGTTGCGTCTTAAGCTTGTCGGGGATTTGGGCCAGGTACTATTCCATCCGTACCATCTTTGCGACGAAGAATCGATTTACAAAGCGGTCAAGTATTCGAATGTCGTGATTAATCTAGTTGGTCGCGATTGGGAGACGAAGAATTTCACCTTCCAGGACGTTCATGTGGATGGAGCCCGTCGAATAGCTCGCATCGCCAAGCAAGCTGGCGTAGAGAAATTCATTCATTTGTCTAGCATGAATGCCACTGCTAGTCCCGCACCAATTTTGAAAAAGGATGGTAGCAAATTTCTCAAGTCGAAATACTACGGAGAACTGGCGGTACGTGAAGAGTTCCCGGAGGCCATCATTTTCCGACCGTCGGATATCTATGGTCAAGAGGATCGTTTTTTGCGGTACTACTCGCACATTTGGCGCAGACAATTCCGTGCCATGCCGCTTTGGTATAAGGGTGAGCGAACTATCAAACAACCGGTCTTCTGTTCGGACGTTGCGCAAGGCATCATCAATGCGATCAAAGATCCGGACACCCAGGGCAAAACCTACCAAGCGGTCGGTCCACGCCGGTACAAGCTAAGCGACCTGGTCGACTGGTTCCACCGGGAGATGCGTAAGGACCAAGACTGGTGGGGCTACCGGCGCTATGATCTACGATACGATCCGACATTTATGATGAGGGTCCGTCTAACAGAATTCATCTGTCCGTCATTCCCCGTCGGCGAACTGCACACCGAACGAGTGGAGCGCGAGTACGTGACTGACGATGTCGAGAAGGGGGTTCCAACGCTAGAAGATTTAGGCGTCAATATGACGCTGATGGAGGACCAGGTAATATTAGCGTTTGTGTGTTTTGTTGTGTATTGTCCACTAGTCACATGTTTTGCACCTTTGCAGGTTCCATGGGAGTTGAGACCATATCGAGCAGCCCTTTACTACGATGCTGAGTTGGGCGAGTTTGAGAAACCGATACCGCCACCGTTCATTCACTAAGGAGAGGGGTGCTATTGGGACTATTCAGCGTTTACATTTGAAATCTATCAGAATAAATCCGTAAAACTTGTTTAACATCAGATTGTTTTGAGGAGGAAAGGGCTCTGTTGCCAACGTTCTGCAACTGGCTGCTTATGGGATAATTTTAATTTGCGGATTTGTTAATATGAAAAATGGAGCTGTTCTTTCCAGAGTAAAAAATCGTTATTTCACGAACATCTAAAAGCTTCTATACTTTTATGATTATAACGAAAGTTGTACAAAAATTACACATATATCGGATTGTTACGGGACCGGTCAGATAGGGTTTATACCAACTACCGAGAACAAGTTATAAAATGCTTGTTGTAACCAAATACATTCAATATATCGCACGATTTTTGAATCATTAACCAAAGTGCAATTCCGTCCTTCACTCTTTAAAGTGAAATTCGGAAAAACCCATTTCTTGTTGATTATACGTCGCGTCAGTAAACGACTTACTTATGTTAAATGAACATCTGCGCTTGGCGAGTGACGGTTCGTCCGGAATTTTCTAATTGTTCAATTCTCTTTGGCGAAATATGAACAGCTAATTTGATATCTTAATATGAGCATAGTCCGCATTGTTATAGAATTCATTCTATCTACGGAGTGCAACACACAAATACGCTAGGACGAGTGCCATTCTTTTAGGTTTTACGCTTATGGTCCCGTTGCTGTTCGGGTATTTCATCCTGTAGCTCTAGAATGTGCTCCACTGGCTGTGGTCGTCCATCTTCACCGATCTTACACGGCTGCACTATGCCCTGCCGTTGCAACTGATCCATCAAGGCAACCAGTTCCATTGCTTCGTACTCCTTCTGCTCCTCGGACATACCTTCGAGTGGGTTTGGCTTTGGTGGTTCATAGCATCCCAGCACCGGATTGATGGAATGCTGGATTTGCTTGTACTCTTCCGTGTCACTGTCTTCCGAGTCGGACGAGTACTGTTCGGTATTGCTTTGGCGACCTCCGAGCAGTCCACGATTAGCGAACAATCCGGCAGCGTTACCGTAGCCAGTGTACTTGATCATGCGGCCTACGTTTTCCTTGCACAGTACAAACAGCAATTCAGCTGAAAGGTCGGCAATTTGTGTGCACGGACTTGTCAGTAAAGAGcaaatataatttcgaagctCCGTTCCTACTTCTGGTCGCTCCATAACATTTACCAGCGGAGGCAAAATCATCGAACGGACAAATCGTCTGTTAAGACCGGATGCTCGAACTGCCTTAACTAAAACCGTTAAAATTGGAGATAATAGTTCATACTGCTCGGACTTCTTCTCAGCTTTTTGGAAGTGTTTTCGTAGGAATTCAACTAAAACATGCAGCACGTATGCGTTTTTTCCTTCAAACGGCACAACGGTTCTGTTCTCCATATCATCAGGACTGAGCGGCGTGATCAGCTCATTGTAACAACTTACCGGAACGCTTGTGAGCAGATTAACAATATTCGACTGAAGAGAAGTTATTTTATCTCTGTT from Topomyia yanbarensis strain Yona2022 unplaced genomic scaffold, ASM3024719v1 HiC_scaffold_431, whole genome shotgun sequence includes these protein-coding regions:
- the LOC131695558 gene encoding NADH dehydrogenase [ubiquinone] 1 alpha subcomplex subunit 9, mitochondrial-like — its product is MASLILVNGINLAKQQTGALGIVCLKTNYSTDEPRKLKSTNLATLKRGTGGRSSFNGIVATVFGSTGFLGRYVCNKLGKIGSQVIIPYRGDHYDALRLKLVGDLGQVLFHPYHLCDEESIYKAVKYSNVVINLVGRDWETKNFTFQDVHVDGARRIARIAKQAGVEKFIHLSSMNATASPAPILKKDGSKFLKSKYYGELAVREEFPEAIIFRPSDIYGQEDRFLRYYSHIWRRQFRAMPLWYKGERTIKQPVFCSDVAQGIINAIKDPDTQGKTYQAVGPRRYKLSDLVDWFHREMRKDQDWWGYRRYDLRYDPTFMMRVRLTEFICPSFPVGELHTERVEREYVTDDVEKGVPTLEDLGVNMTLMEDQVPWELRPYRAALYYDAELGEFEKPIPPPFIH
- the LOC131695557 gene encoding synembryn-like; this encodes MDTDTLNRLLDGGHPQLGAALAQFNKLNAQVFNFSHLTTTGQWVLLWNKFFEYLTVPTMPWLVQCLIGIKILSRDKTYLNETVHSEQLDCLLNLAGIGSDSNGTVGEDVQVEALKCLSNLIFQCRKCQELCLTNASTEGILRRIRTYKDGSICYDIQYFDMKVLFLLTAINCDIRAKVREDLHGLTYLVETLDLFMNQAADAKEFNDKDLELVNEVLKVLFNLTVRTPNNAIPEEEEANQFHRLAVIIHDLFFYRTLNRDKITSLQSNIVNLLTSVPVSCYNELITPLSPDDMENRTVVPFEGKNAYVLHVLVEFLRKHFQKAEKKSEQYELLSPILTVLVKAVRASGLNRRFVRSMILPPLVNVMERPEVGTELRNYICSLLTSPCTQIADLSAELLFVLCKENVGRMIKYTGYGNAAGLFANRGLLGGRQSNTEQYSSDSEDSDTEEYKQIQHSINPVLGCYEPPKPNPLEGMSEEQKEYEAMELVALMDQLQRQGIVQPCKIGEDGRPQPVEHILELQDEIPEQQRDHKRKT